One window of the Trifolium pratense cultivar HEN17-A07 linkage group LG2, ARS_RC_1.1, whole genome shotgun sequence genome contains the following:
- the LOC123905303 gene encoding secreted RxLR effector protein 161-like, whose translation MFRQIVGSLRYVCNSRPDICYAVSVISRFMHDPRKPHMIAAKRILRYLKGTLELGLLFPIGTSSAGSTLIGYSDSDWCGDITDRRSTSGYVFKFNNAAISWCTKKQAVTALSSCEAEYIAGTFAACQAIWLNSVMKEIKCEPVKPLILRIDNKSSISLAKNPISHGRSKHIATRFHFIREQVANGMIEVQYCPTEVQLADGFTKAVKLDRFEFLRRSLGLVACNSSMN comes from the coding sequence ATGTTTAGGCAAATAGTTGGCTCATTGAGGTATGTGTGTAATAGTAGGCCTGATATCTGCTATGCAGTGAGTGTCATTAGCAGATTCATGCATGATCCAAGGAAACCTCACATGATAGCTGCTAAGAGAATCCTCAGATATCTTAAAGGTACTTTGGAACTTGGCTTGCTATTCCCTATTGGTACAAGCAGTGCAGGGagtactttgatagggtattctgATAGTGATTGGTGTGGAGACATAACTGATAGGAGGAGTACATCAGGTTATGTTTTCAAGTTCAATAATGCTGCAATCTCTTGGTGTACAAAGAAACAAGCTGTGACTGCACTCTCATCCTGTGAAGCTGAGTACATAGCAGGCACATTTGCAGCATGTCAAGCAATTTGGCTGAATTCAGTAATGAAGGAAATCAAATGTGAACCAGTGAAGCCTTTAATCCTTAGGATTGATAACAAGTCTTCTATAAGCCttgctaaaaatccaatttcacaTGGCAGGAGCAAGCACATTGCTACCAGATTTCACTTCATCAGGGAACAAGTGGCAAATGGTATGATTGAGGTGCAATATTGTCCAACAGAGGTACAACTTGCAGATGGTTTTACCAAAGCAGTAAAACTTGACAGGTTTGAGTTCTTGAGGAGGAGTTTAGGTCTGGTTGCTTGCAATTCAAGTATGAATTAA